A single Vicugna pacos chromosome 15, VicPac4, whole genome shotgun sequence DNA region contains:
- the ATP6V1E2 gene encoding V-type proton ATPase subunit E 2 — MALSDVDVQKQIKHMMAFIEQEANEKVEEIDAKAEEEFNIEKGRLVQTQRLKIMEYYEKKEKQIEQQKKIQMSTMRNQARLKVLRAQDDLISELLNDAKLRLSRIVADPKVYQGLLDKLVLQGLLRLLEPVVIVRCRPQDLLLVKAAVQKAIPQYTAVSHKCVEVQVDQGVQLATNAAGGVEIYSGDQRIKVSNTLESRLDLLSQQKMPEIRKALFGANANRKFFI; from the coding sequence ATGGCCCTGAGTGATGTCGATGTGCAGAAGCAGATTAAGCACATGATGGCTTTCATTGAGCAGGAAGCCAATGAGAAGGTAGAAGAAATAGATGCCAAGGCTGAGGAAGAATTCAACATCGAGAAAGGACGCCTTGTGCAAACCCAGCGACTCAAGATTATGGAGTAttatgaaaagaaagagaagcagatAGAGCAGCAGAAGAAAATCCAGATGTCTACCATGAGGAACCAGGCAAGGCTGAAAGTCCTGAGAGCCCAAGATGACCTTATCTCAGAGTTGCTGAATGATGCAAAGCTGAGACTCAGCAGGATTGTGGCAGATCCAAAAGTCTACCAGGGGCTGCTGGATAAACTGGTGCTCCAAGGTCTGCTCCGACTGCTGGAGCCCGTGGTGATTGTGCGCTGCAGGCCACAGGACCTCCTCTTGGTGAAGGCTGCAGTGCAAAAAGCCATCCCCCAATACACGGCAGTTTCCCACAAATGTGTGGAAGTCCAAGTTGACCAAGGAGTGCAACTGGCCACAAATGCAGCTGGAGGTGTGGAGATCTACAGTGGCGATCAGAGAATAAAGGTCTCCAATACTCTAGAAAGTCGCCTGGATCTCTTATCCCAACAAAAGATGCCAGAAATACGAAAGGCCTTGTTTGGAGCCAATGCTAACAGGAAGTTTTTTATATAA